In Oncorhynchus nerka isolate Pitt River unplaced genomic scaffold, Oner_Uvic_2.0 unplaced_scaffold_1375, whole genome shotgun sequence, the following are encoded in one genomic region:
- the LOC135568861 gene encoding histidine-rich glycoprotein-like yields the protein MTPQHHTTPTTPHTPHNAPQHPQHHTTAHDTPQSPTTPTNAPQRPTTAPQRHTLRSHDTTRRSHDTTDTHNAPQHHQRPDTTHGPYNATLTPHNAHNAPAQHHTALQHHDAPRHHNSSHDTTRRPQHHIAPTTPTTPHNAPQRPTTPHNAPHHTTPHNAHNTTQRPHNTTQRPTTPHNALTMPHMPHNTTQSPTTPLQRPQHHTTPHNTTQRPLTPHTTPHNAYNTTHAPQHHNAPQHHTTPHNAHNALQHHTRPQHHNDAPTTPPQRPQHHTRQPHNTT from the exons ATGaccccacaacaccacacaacgcccacaacaccacacacgccCCACAACGCCCCACAGCACCCCCAACACCACACAACGGCCCACGACACCCCACAAAGTCCCACAACACCCACTAACGCCCCACAACGCCCTACAAC CGCCCCACAACGCCACACACTACGCTCCCACGACACCACACGGCGCTCCCACGACACCACTGACACCCACAACGCCCCACAACACCACCAACGCCCTGACACCACACACGGCCCCTACAACGCCACACTAACGCCACACAACGCCCACAATGCTCCCGCACAACACCACACAGCGCTACAACACCACGACGCCCCACGACACCACAACAGCTCCCACGACACCACACGACGCCCACAACACCACATAGCGCCCACAACGCCCACAACACCGCACAACGCCCCACAACGCCCTacaacaccacacaacgcccCACACCACACAACGCCACACAAcgcccacaacaccacacaacgcccccacaacaccacacaacgcccCACAACGCCACACAATGCCCTGACAATGCCCCACATgccccacaacaccacacaaagCCCCACAACGCCCCTACAACGCCCACAACACCACACGACgccccacaacaccacacaacgccctctgacaccacacacaacGCCCCACAACGCCTACAACACCACACACGCCCCACAACACCACAACgccccacaacaccacacaacgccACACAACGCCCACAATGCCCTACAACACCACACACGCCCACAACACCACAACGACGcccccacaacaccaccacaacgcccacaacaccacacacgaCAGCCCCACAACACCACATAA